The following are encoded in a window of Impatiens glandulifera chromosome 5, dImpGla2.1, whole genome shotgun sequence genomic DNA:
- the LOC124939026 gene encoding uncharacterized protein LOC124939026 has product MGHHSTQCREKKNEVEHLTHADNVEPTFLNAILEEIPPINIVMLNEMKLATETQGDKNNETSIGVWFLDNKAYNHMTCDKEKFFEQDEAVTGKVKFGDGSTIQIFGKCFIIFECKNGNQWFIDGVFYIPSLQSNLVSLRQPTETGHMVVMDEEELKVFAKNPSCIIMKVRRIHNRLYQVCLKLAKSVSLLANLKDPSWLRHARLGHVNFQALKSLVNKGMTTGVPQISPPKQLCRIFLVAKQTGQPFALKTKFRVFLNGELEKEVYMTQPEGLKVIRNGNMLTVISPA; this is encoded by the exons ATGGGACATCACTCAACACAGTGTAGAGAAAAGAAGAACGAGGTAGAACACCTTACCCACGCGGACAACGTTGAACCAACATTTCTTAACGCAATCTTGGAGGAGATTCCACCAATTAATATTGTCATGCTGAATGAAATGAAGCTGGCTACAGAAACCCAAGGAGATAAGAACAACGAGACATCAATAGGTGTTTGGTTCTTGGACAACAAAGCCTACAATCACATGACATGCGATAAAGAGAAGTTCTTTGAACAAGATGAGGCAGTAACTGGGAAGGTGAAGTTCGGAGATGGTTCCACAATAcaaatttttggaaaatgttTTATCATATTCGAATGCAAAAATGGCAACCAATGGTTTATCGATGGAGTTTTTTACATTCCTTCCTTACAAAGTAATCTGGTGAGTCTTAGACAACCTACTGAGACAGGTCACATGGTGGTGATGGATGAAGAAGAGCTTAAAGTCTTTGCTAAGAACCCTTCATGCATTATCATGAAAGTGAGAAGAATTCATAATCGACTATATCAAGTTTGCTTGAAGTTGGCAAAATCAGTTAGCCTTTTGGCTAATCTTAAAGATCCATCATGGTTAAGGCATGCTCGTCTCGGTCATGTTAACTTCCAAGCATTAAAGTCCCTAGTGAATAAGGGAATGACTACTGGTGTTCCGCAAATTTCTCCTCCAAAACAACTTTGTCGAATATTTCTAGTTGCAAAACAAACGGGACAACCATTCGCGCTAAAAACAAAGTTTCGAGTTTTTCTCAATGGAGAACTCGAAAAGGAAGTATACATGACTCAACCAGAAGGACTCAAAGTCATAAGGAATGGAAATATG TTAACTGTCATTTCTCCGGCGTAG
- the LOC124939025 gene encoding F-box/FBD/LRR-repeat protein At2g26030-like, with amino-acid sequence MNRNGILKRSRTNKNHNSTSHVANEEVDYISQVPAGILYYILSFLPFEYWIILGMVSRKWTYLLREAPILILDEDYILIKMARSQLRHMLPGEVSIIGRHKKNKSRYIKFVDHTLLVHSGCLIKLMYLNFEYEPNHQNDSMINNWVHFMMTRDIHDLVLNFSTNPKLNFELKFLAVKLTKSESTYELLDMPYEPKFRGLTLNSCKFKASSFVAFSNLKSLHLSHVEVFDSSIGELLSKCPSLEDLHMDNCIVPENFFKCENDLKLKNLCLINCLTESWCMFEIDISAPELLSFLIRGKYLMTSTIRKATKLVDSMVYIEQEFSDFQQGNLLAKFLIGMKHCKILTLSSWCIQVLSTIDYVLSYQLRGLLTNLKELNLSIGCSKQELPGMVTILQSCPYLESLILEFDWIEDIYWMVDDRKVEHLPEVFHFEEEKYFETPKPYIRFLKNCLKDIQLKKYMGEENEIRIVKYLLQNALVLEDLVVYVNSSADIYSEWQNYFIEFDEEMNWQELRDLPKASTNVKLYVLEN; translated from the exons ATGAATCGAAATGGAATATTGAAACGTAGTCGGACTAACAAAAATCATAACTCAACAAGCCATGTCGCAAATGAAGAAGTTGACTACATAAGTCAAGTCCCTGCTGGAATCTTATACTATATCTTATCTTTCCTACCATTCGAGTATTGGATAATACTCGGAATGGTTTCAAGAAAGTGGACATATCTTTTGAGGGAGGCCCCCATTTTGATTCTCGACGAGGATTATATCCTTATCAAAATGGCAAGAAGTCAACTTCGACATATGTTACCTGGAGAGGTTTCTATAATTGGTAGACATAAAAAGAACAAAAGTAGGTACATAAAGTTTGTGGACCACACTCTTTTAGTTCACTCGGGTTGTCTCATAAAACTCATGTatctaaattttgaatatgAACCTAACCATCAAAATGATTCAATGATCAACAATTGGGTTCACTTCATGATGACAAGAGATATACATGATCTAGTGCTGAACTTCTCAACCAACCCAAAATTGAACTTTGAGTTGAAATTTCTGGCAGTGAAGCTCACAAAATCCGAATCAACTTATGAACTTCTTGATATGCCTTATGAGCCCAAATTTAGAGGTTTGACTTTGAACTCTTGCAAATTCAAAGCATCATCTTTTGTCGCATTTTCCAACTTAAAGAGTTTACATTTGTCCCATGTTGAAGTGTTTGATAGTTCGATTGGAGAACTACTTTCAAAATGCCCGAGTTTGGAAGATTTGCACATGGATAATTGTATTGTGCCAGAAAACTTTTTCAAGTGTGAAAATGacttgaaattaaaaaatttatgctTGATAAATTGCCTAACGGAGAGTTGGTGTATGTTCGAGATTGATATATCAGCTCCAGAGCTCTTGAGCTTTTTGATTAGAGGAAAATACCTCATGACCTCAACCATAAGAAAAGCAACCAAATTAGTTGACAGCATGGTTTACATCGAACAGGAGTTTTCTGATTTTCAACAAGGGAATCTTTTAGCAAAGTTTCTTATCGGTATGAAACATTGCAAGATTCTAACATTAAGCAGTTGGTGTATTCAA gTGCTTTCGACAATAGATTATGTGTTGTCCTATCAACTGCGAGgattattaacaaatttgaaGGAGTTGAATCTCTCAATTGGATGTTCAAAACAAGAACTGCCTGGAATGGTTACCATACTACAGTCATGCCCTTATCTTGAGAGCTTGATTCTGGAATTTGATTGGATCGAAGACATTTATTGg ATGGTTGATGACAGAAAAGTGGAACATCTACCCGAAGTTTTTCACTTTGAAGaggaaaaatattttgagactCCAAAGCCATACATTCGTTTTCTGAAGAACTGCCTCAAAGATATTCAGTTAAAGAAGTATATGGGCGAAGAAAACGAGATACGAATAGTGAAGTATTTGCTCCAAAATGCACTTGTATTAGAAGATTTGGTGGTCTATGTAAATTCTTCTGCAGATATTTATTCAGAATGGCAAAACTATTTCATCGAGTTTGACGAGGAAATGAATTGGCAAGAACTGCGGGATTTACCAAAGGCATCAACCAATGTCAAGTTGTATGTACTAGAAAATTAA